CAGCTGGCGGTCGAGACGCTTAAACCCGTCGAGTTTTTGGGCAGAAGAGAAGACGCTGCGACATTTCGAACTCTGGAGTGGGAGAAGAGCGTTCGAGTTAGACGAAAATCATCCGACGGAAGCCGGAGCACGAAATACATACCTGATTGACAAACAGTGTCGTCACAAATTTTCCCGGCTTGAAAACATCCACCACCTTCCGGACAAGGTCATCGTACGATGTCTGGGAGAGGTTTGTCTCAAAGCTAACGTAGGAGAAATCTGGCTCTGGGGTGATGTGAATGGTCCAGTAGGTCCCCTGCAAGAGGCAAAAACAGGAGCCGCGGGGTTGCAGTTAGAGAAGACCAATAGAAACACCAAGTAATACTTACATCAGTCTTCATTCCGTTCATTGAGTATCCACACGGGTTGAACATTGTAGCATCTATCACAGAACCTGGTATCAGGTCACAAATTCCACTCATCTGGAAtagataacaaaataaaaacttggcATTAAATAACTCATGTCCAATTGTGTCAAAGCTGTATTAAGCGACTTGTGTGACAATTAATGAGAGGCCACATTGCTTACtcaattattgttattttttccaAATATGTACACTGTCCGATGGAATGAAAGACTTTCCAAAACGTACTTTCAAGACTCCCCAAACTTTAGGCTGTATAAGTTTACAGTTAAATTGATATAAACCATAAACACTTTGTATATTTGAACAGCTTCGTTAGCTagcgctagcttaatgctaacgaaACGCACCATAGGGTAACGAATATACTTTTTGAGTATAAACCTTCATATAACATATTTGAACAGTGTGtataaaaacacaaatgaacTTTTAAACTTTGAATAGAGCACAAGAATGCACCTATAATAAAATACTGTACTAAAATACTAAAACCAAACCTATTTCTCAGCACTAATCTTTGGTCAAATTAAACTGAACAATACTACTCGGCAAAAAAAGGTTCTATTTTCAACATTGGCCTTACACGAGTGACTTCACTTGCAGAAACACCATCTTTCATATAGAACTGGTCCATAATAGCTGGATCAAGGTCACTCATCAGAACTTCCAGTGTCTGATCCGCATACTTGTTCTCCCAGTACTCtggcaagtccagagtaaacagATACCTGGTTAACAACAAAATGGGAACTGGTGAGAATTCTACTTGATACACCATTTTACgccagtcatttttttaaatttacctttatcaaataaacacaaaataaaaatgtacttgctacatttttttgttttccagaaAAATTTCAAAAACGGGTTGGTTGACAATGCTAATGATGTGTAGAAATTACGAGTTCTTACCAGCAGTCAGCGTTCAAACGTCCCATACAGTAGGCTGCACCATCTAAAGGAAGTCAAAGACCCCATAATAAATATTTATCTATTCATGACAGCAACAAAATACCCACTGGGTTAAATATCAATGGTTAAAATAATTAGACATGCTTCAAGGTATAATCATCTGCTGGTTCCAAGTGGATAAGGCCCTTAGCTTAAACAGAGATGTCTCCACTTCTTCATAAATATAATTTGTGGTTTCTATGATGCTTAACAT
This genomic stretch from Syngnathus scovelli strain Florida chromosome 20, RoL_Ssco_1.2, whole genome shotgun sequence harbors:
- the amd1 gene encoding S-adenosylmethionine decarboxylase proenzyme, whose amino-acid sequence is MMEDSGAHFFEGTEKLLELWFSRQDETKGTGDLRTIPRFEWDKLLENVHCLIISVTKTDKQEAYILSESSMFVSKRRFILKTCGTTLLLQALVPLLELAREYCGFDAIENFFYSRKNFMKPTHQEFPHRNFQEEVDFLGQIFPNGAAYCMGRLNADCWYLFTLDLPEYWENKYADQTLEVLMSDLDPAIMDQFYMKDGVSASEVTRMSGICDLIPGSVIDATMFNPCGYSMNGMKTDGTYWTIHITPEPDFSYVSFETNLSQTSYDDLVRKVVDVFKPGKFVTTLFVNQSSKCRSVFSSAQKLDGFKRLDRQLAQFNDYNFVFTSYIKNCQKNQKS